The region GCCACGGCCTTGCTGTCCATGGCGTCCAGCGCATGGGTCTCGACCGCCACCTGGTGGCCCTTGTCGCGCAGGCTGGCGACGATGGCATCCGCCTTGGACTGCGTTCGGCTGGCGATGTGCAGCGCGCCGAATTCCGCGGCCCATTGCGCCGCCTTGTGCGCCACGACCTGAGCGACGCCGCCGGCGCCAATGATCAGCAAGTTCTTCTTGTCAGCCAATTCTGTCTCCATTCACCGGGTGGCAGAGGTTGGGTCGCCTAGGACAGGCTGCCTTTGTAATCGTCATAGGAAAACCGCCGGACCTCGCGGACCGTTCCATCTTCCTCGCGGATGGCGATGGCGGGCATCGCCACGCCGTTGAACCAGTTCTTCTTGACCATGGTGTAACCGGCCGCATCGGCAATGCTGATCCGGTCGCCGATGGCCAGCGCCTTGTCGAAGCGCGCATCGCCGAAGATATCGCCCGCAAGGCAGGTCTTGCCGGCGATCTGGTAGTCGTGGTCGCCCTGCTGCGGCAGTTTCGCCGTTTCGCGATAGATCAGCAGGTCCAGCATATGCGCCTCGATGCTGCTGTCGACGATGGCCACGTCGCGGCCGTTATGGATGATGTCCAGCACGCTGACTTCCAGACTGGCGCTGCCGGTGATGCTGGCCTCGCCCGGCTCCAGATAGACCTGAACGCCGTGCTTTTCCGAGAAGGCGCGCAGCCGGTCGGCCAGACGGTCCAGCGGATAGGTCTCGCCGGTGAAATGGATGCCGCCGCCAAGGCTGACCCAGTCCAGCCGGTCAAGGAAGCCGCCGAACTCGGCCTCGATCCGGGTCAGTTGCTGGTCGAACAGGTCGAAATCGCGGTTCTCGCAATTGTAATGGATCATCACGCCGCTGATCCGGTCCAGCGCCGCCTCGAGCCGGGGCATGTCCCATTCGCCAAGCCGCGAGAAGGGGCGGGCGGGGTCGGCAAGGTCAAAACCGCTGGTCGAAAAGCGCGGGTTCAGCCGCAGCCCGGCCTGAATGCCCTTGGCCTTTGCCTTGTCGCCGAAACGGTCCAGCTGGCCGAGGCTGTTGAAGATGATCTTGTCGGCATGGCCGATGGCTTCGTCGATCTCGTGATCGGCCCAGGCCACGGAATAGGCATGGGTCTCCTTGCCGAATTCCTCGGCCCCCAGACGCAGCTCGAACAGCGAGGAGGAGGTGGTGCCGTCCATGAAGTCGCGCATGAAGTCGAAGGTCGACCAGGTGGCATAGCATTTCAGCGCCAACAGCGCCTTCGCCCCCGAGCGCTCGCGCAGATAGGCGACCTTTTCCATGTTGGCGCGCAGGCGGGCCTTGTCGATCAGGTAATAGGGGGTCTGCAGATCGGCCATGGCGAAACCTTCGGGTTCAAAACGCGAGACCGGCATATAGGCCCCGCGCGCCCGATTCACAAGGAAGCAGAAGGACCTGCCGCCGCGTCGGCGGCGCGGGCGCGCCCCGATCTCGCGCCGCCCGCGTCACGCGACAGATCAATCGAACCAGGCGCGCTCAGTAGGAGTATTCGTCGTAGATGCGGTTCAGATCGCCCTGCCATTCGCCGTGATATTTCTCCAGCAGCTCATCGGCGGGCACCTTGCCGCTGTCGATGCTTTCCCGCAGCGCGTTGAGGAAATGCGTCTCGTCCGGCACCAGCCCGCCGGCACCGGGACGGGCGCGGGATTTCAGCCCGGCCTCGGCAATGGCCACCACCTCGCGCGCCAGGTCGTGCATCCTGATGCCGTTCACCTCGGCCTGCAGTGCCGATTTGGCGGCACCGCGGCGCAGCCCCTCGCGGGTCTCGTGATCCCAGCCCTTGACCAGGTCCCAGGCCGCATCCAGCGCGCCCTGATCATAGGTCAACCCGACCCAGAAGGCGGGCAGGGCGCAAAGCCGCCGCCAGGGGCCGCCATCGGCGCCGCGCATCTCGATGAACTTCTTCACCCGCGCCTCGGGGAAAACCGTGGTCATGTGATCGGCCCAGTCCGACAGCGTCGGCACCTCGCCCGGCAAGGCGGGCAAGCGGCCGTTCATGAAGTCGCGGAAGCTCTGGCCGAGGGCGTTGATATACTTGCCGTCGCGGTAGACGAAATACATCGGCACATCGAGGACATAGTCGACCCAGGCCTCGTAGCCGAACCCGTCCTCGAAGGCGAAGGGCAGCATGCCGGTGCGGGCATCGTCGAGGTTCTGCCAGATATGGCTGCGCCAGCTTTTCATGCCGTTGGGCTTGTCGTCGAGGAAGGGCGAATTGGCGAAGAGCGCGGTGGCGACGGGCTGCAGCGCCAGCGCCACGCGCAGCTTTTGCACCATGTCGGCCTCGCTGGCGAAGTCGAGGTTCACCTGCACGGTGCAGGTGCGGAACATCATCTGCCGCCCCAGCGTCCCCACCCGGGTCATGTAGTCGTTCATCAGCGCATAGCGCCCCTTGGGCATCATCGGCATCTGGTCCTGACGCCAGATCGGCGCCGCGCCCAAGCCGATGAAGCCCGCGCCCATGTCATCCGCCACCGATTTCACCTCGGCCAGATGCTGGTTCACCTCGTCGCAGGTCTGGTGAATGGTCTCGAGCGGTGCGCCCGACAGTTCCAGCTGGCCGCCGGGCTCGAGGCTGACATTGGCCAGACCCTTCTGCAGCCCGATGATATTGCCCTGCTCCAGCACCGGGTCCCAGTCAAATCGCTCGGCCAGGCCGTTCAGCATCGCCTTGATCGAACAGTCGCCCTCGTAGGGCAAAGGCAGCTTGCCGGCCTTGTCATAGCCGAATTTCTCGTGCTCGGTGCCGATGCGCCAATCCTCGCGGGGCTTTTCGCCACGGGTGATGTAATCGGCCAATTGGTCACGATGCTCGATCGGGCCGCCGCCCTGCTGGGGAATGGACATAAGGTCGCAGCCTTTCTCGGTCTTGGAAGGACACAGGTGGCAACAGCGCCGGGGCGAGTCAAGCGGGGATCAGCGCGGCCTCACCCAAAGGGTGCGCACGGCGGCATCGGGATGGTTCAGCGCCGCCGAGATCTCGCCCATGCGAATCCCAGGCAGCGCGGCGAAGGCATCGGCCAGTCCCGCAGCACCCGCCGCATCCAGCGGGATCAGCAGGGCCTGCGCATCGGTGGATTTCAGCCGCCAGTGTGGACGGCCCTGCAAGGGCAAGAGCCGGATCTCGCTGAGGTCGCGCAGCGCGATCTCGCCACCCAGCAGCCTTGCACCGTAATAGCGGATCGCCCCCTCGTCGATTTCCACAACGCCCGGGCCGCCGATATCGCGGCGGAAGGGCAGGCGACGGATCGCCGCCAGCAGCCAGGCCAGCGACACGAAGCCGCCGCCAAGGCCGATCAGGCCGAAGAACCAGCCACCAAGCGTCAGGAACCAGAGACTGACCAGAAGGGCGCCAATGGCGCTCAGCGGCTCGGACCACCGGCGGAGTATCTGGCGCAACTCGGGCCGGATCATCGGGCGCCCCGGAGGCCGGCGATCTGGGCGCGGGCGATGCTCACCAGCGGGTCAGCGCGTCTTCGTCGCTGTCCTTGGCGGCAACCCAGTCACCGGTGCCATCGGGGCCGATCTCGCGCTTCCAGAAAGGCGCGCGGGATTTCAGCCAATCCATCAGGAATTCTGCCGCCTCGAAGGCGGATTTGCGATGCCGCGCGGCGGTGGCGACCATCATGATCGGCTCGCCCACTTTCAGAGGCCCGTGGCGGTGGATGACCAACCAGCCGTCCAGCCCGAAACGCCGGGCGGCCTCGCTGCCGTAATCCTCCAGCGCGGCTTCGGTCATGCCGGGGTAATGCTCGATCTCTAGCCCCTGCATCTGGCCGCTGTCATCGCGCACGAGGCCGGTGAAGGTGACCACCGCACCCGACCCCGTACCAAAACCCTGCAATTCCGCAGCAAGGTCGAAGGGCTCGGTCTGGACGCGGGCGCTCATCGCTCAGCCCCCGGTCATCGGCGGGAAGAA is a window of Paracoccus zhejiangensis DNA encoding:
- the nspC gene encoding carboxynorspermidine decarboxylase, coding for MADLQTPYYLIDKARLRANMEKVAYLRERSGAKALLALKCYATWSTFDFMRDFMDGTTSSSLFELRLGAEEFGKETHAYSVAWADHEIDEAIGHADKIIFNSLGQLDRFGDKAKAKGIQAGLRLNPRFSTSGFDLADPARPFSRLGEWDMPRLEAALDRISGVMIHYNCENRDFDLFDQQLTRIEAEFGGFLDRLDWVSLGGGIHFTGETYPLDRLADRLRAFSEKHGVQVYLEPGEASITGSASLEVSVLDIIHNGRDVAIVDSSIEAHMLDLLIYRETAKLPQQGDHDYQIAGKTCLAGDIFGDARFDKALAIGDRISIADAAGYTMVKKNWFNGVAMPAIAIREEDGTVREVRRFSYDDYKGSLS
- a CDS encoding glutamate--cysteine ligase, yielding MSIPQQGGGPIEHRDQLADYITRGEKPREDWRIGTEHEKFGYDKAGKLPLPYEGDCSIKAMLNGLAERFDWDPVLEQGNIIGLQKGLANVSLEPGGQLELSGAPLETIHQTCDEVNQHLAEVKSVADDMGAGFIGLGAAPIWRQDQMPMMPKGRYALMNDYMTRVGTLGRQMMFRTCTVQVNLDFASEADMVQKLRVALALQPVATALFANSPFLDDKPNGMKSWRSHIWQNLDDARTGMLPFAFEDGFGYEAWVDYVLDVPMYFVYRDGKYINALGQSFRDFMNGRLPALPGEVPTLSDWADHMTTVFPEARVKKFIEMRGADGGPWRRLCALPAFWVGLTYDQGALDAAWDLVKGWDHETREGLRRGAAKSALQAEVNGIRMHDLAREVVAIAEAGLKSRARPGAGGLVPDETHFLNALRESIDSGKVPADELLEKYHGEWQGDLNRIYDEYSY
- a CDS encoding molybdenum cofactor biosynthesis protein MoaE: MSARVQTEPFDLAAELQGFGTGSGAVVTFTGLVRDDSGQMQGLEIEHYPGMTEAALEDYGSEAARRFGLDGWLVIHRHGPLKVGEPIMMVATAARHRKSAFEAAEFLMDWLKSRAPFWKREIGPDGTGDWVAAKDSDEDALTRW